In a genomic window of Halobiforma lacisalsi AJ5:
- a CDS encoding metal-dependent hydrolase produces MQPVVHLAVGYVCYALYTRRRRDAIPHDGAAIAAILGAALPDLLDKPIWLVGIVDVGRTIGHSLLFALPLLVALGLHARSSDREVLAVAFAVGYLSHVGTDVPWHVLAGDVHELGFLLWPITPMPPYSGTKSLATVPGLEVTVMTLWLEAVVLVAGIGLWWVDGKPGLEAVARALSG; encoded by the coding sequence ATGCAACCGGTCGTCCACCTGGCCGTCGGCTACGTCTGTTACGCACTATACACGCGCCGACGACGCGACGCTATCCCCCACGACGGGGCGGCGATCGCCGCGATCCTCGGCGCTGCCCTTCCGGACCTCCTGGACAAGCCGATCTGGCTCGTCGGCATCGTCGACGTCGGGCGGACGATCGGCCACTCGCTGCTGTTCGCGCTCCCGCTGCTCGTCGCTCTCGGACTGCACGCACGCTCGAGCGACCGGGAGGTCCTCGCGGTCGCGTTCGCTGTCGGATACCTCTCCCACGTCGGGACCGACGTCCCCTGGCACGTCCTCGCGGGAGACGTCCACGAACTCGGCTTCCTCCTCTGGCCGATCACGCCGATGCCGCCGTACAGCGGGACGAAATCGCTCGCGACGGTACCGGGCCTCGAGGTGACCGTCATGACGCTGTGGCTCGAGGCGGTCGTGCTCGTCGCGGGTATCGGACTGTGGTGGGTCGACGGAAAACCGGGGCTCGAGGCGGTAGCTCGGGCCCTGAGCGGATAA